The following nucleotide sequence is from Stigmatopora nigra isolate UIUO_SnigA chromosome 8, RoL_Snig_1.1, whole genome shotgun sequence.
ACTCGATTTACAAAAGATTGACTTTGTCCCATAACAATCGAACTTATTGACCGATTTGTAAGAAAACGAACGCGTGAAGGAGATGTTTTAAGAGAATGCAGGAAACGTGCCTGCCCCTCCTACTTTTTGACCAATGAGCATGCGAGTACGACAATAACAATTTCATCTTATTGGTCAACACACTCTAGCTTGTCATGAAGATAATCAATAGATGACACCCCCAAATATACTGCAGCATGGACGTTTTACATATAGAAATCAGGGTTTGAAATTTGACtgtacaataaataataataacaattttataTACGACCCAAAATAGAAACGTGATGGAACGTCAAATCCTGGCTTACTGGCCCGACCGATTCCATCGCCACCTAGCGATAAACATTGTGAACAGCTCCTCTAGCCCGTTAGGAAGATGGCGACAGGAGTCCTTCAGAGAGTAAGCGCCGGCTTGGCTCGGGCAAAAAACGGGGCCCAGTCAACCGGGCAGCTTCTCGTTTGGACCAGGTCAGCCAGTCAGCAAGATGCATTATGCGTATATTGTCTCTGTTTTGTATATTGGTGTTTATTTGGTTATTTGTTAGCGCGGAGGTCAACGCGATGTAGTGGCAGGACAAGCTAGTTGCCGATTGCTAAGCAATGTAGAGTGGAGATCCGTCTGAACTAAACAGCATCAAAAAACTCGTAAATTAAAATCCGATTTCACCGATTTGAACAATAACAGTGTCCACTTACTGATTTGATAGAAACGCACTTTTTCAAACAATGTGTCGTTAGATTTGTCAAATGCTCAAGGTCAATTTAGTACTTGAGAAATGTCAAATATACCAATGGATACATCAACCCTATTCTTTCAGGCATCATTTCCCTTATTTATGCATTATTTTCCAGAGGCTTTTCCACTTCTACCGTGACCAGACAAGACAGCTGGTTCAAATCCCTTTTTGTCAGGAAAGTTGATCCCAGGAAAGATGCACACTCAACTCTTCTGACTAAAAATGAGGAGAGTAACCTCTACAAAATTCAGTGTAAGTACCTCACCTATTTCCCATAACAAACATCCTGAAGTTGTCTTAAATGTTGAACTCgatgtttatttcttttcagtCCATAATGTAAAGCCAGAATGCCTTGACGCGTACAACAAACTCTGGTAAATCTTAACTTCTATGGTTTAATCATAATATTTTTGTCATAGCCTCAGTATTAGTTACAAATGGAACAGCAAGACCTTTGAGCCCAGTGTTGTGCAGCTGATAAAAATAAACCAGTCAAGTCTATTTCTGTAAGGTGTTTAAAGTTGGCTGCGAGTCATCTATGCATACTTTGGATGTCTACATTCACAACAAGTACTTATAACTGGCTTCCATTTAGGTTCCCCAAACTTAGACATGAATAAACATGAAATAGAAATACATTATTGGGATTTGGGAACAATAGTGGCgaatgttattttttagcaAACAGTGCGATGgtacttctttttgtttttcacagCGAGGATGTCTTGCCCTCAATCCATGCTGATAAGTTCTACCCCTGTGAGCTGGTTGGCACCTGGAATACTTGGTATGGAGAACAAGACCAGGctggtaggattttttttatcattatttctaAATTTTGCTTAGAGCAACAAATTACCGTATTGGCCCGActataagacgaccccctctttttcaagactcaagtttggaaaagtttttttgttttgaacacttaattcaattcattcatttctatagagaaaataatcacagtaaatatgaaacaaatgattataaaaatatattcaaaagaaaaagcatGTTATTGTTATAATCATTCAAATCATGGTAAAACTGTCTCTATCACATCTTAATGCctgaatatttacatatttaaactaaagtgcaatcaTATTTGTAGATGAATGGCCTCTGGGTTttgaaatgtgcattttttttcccagttcaCCTGTGGCGTTACAGAGGTGGCTACCCAGCCTTAACAGAGGTGATGAACAAGCTCCGTCAGAACAAGGTCAGCATCACCTTTTTACCCATTCCGTTTCACATCCCTCCTCTGTCATGTCCAAGTGGAGACAAGTACTGAACTACATTTGTCCCAACTGCAGGAGTTTACAGAGTACAGGAAGGAGCGTGGTAAGATGCTGTTGTCCCGCAGGAACCAGCTTCTACTGGAGTTTAGTTTCTGGAACGAGCCAGTACCCAGAGACGGACCCAATATCTACGAACTCAGGTCTTACCAACTGAGGGTGAGTACTCAAGCAGGACCATCATTTTTGTCTTGTAGTTCTAGTACTGTTCTTAACATATAATAGACAGATCCAAGTAAGTTATATTTTAGTTACATTTATGATCACAATTTAGAGGGGATCATTATAATGCTCTTAGCTAATGCTCAGTTCTATTGTATACTGTATCACTGTTTTAGAGTAACATCTCCCCATTACTAATACTAAATAGCAGGTTTCAGAAGGGCAGACAATCTTGACTATGACTAATCTCTTTGGGTCTGTTTCTCCTCCAGCCTGGAACAATGATCGAGTGGGGAAATTATTGGTAAGAGCACACCGTCAGGTAGTTTTGTATATCTAATCCATAACTGTGATAACATAAAGTTAATCCTTATTCggattaaaaattcaaatgaaagatTAGTCTTCCTCTTTTTACTGAGCagattgtatgtttttgtttcccCCAAATGACTTTACAAATAAGGATTTTGTTGTCTTTGGCAGGGCTAGAGCCATTGGAATCCGCCAGCAAAACAGTGAAGCTGTTGGAGGGTTTTTCTCACAGATTGGCAACCTTTATATGGTTCACC
It contains:
- the nipsnap2 gene encoding protein NipSnap homolog 2: MATGVLQRVSAGLARAKNGAQSTGQLLVWTRGFSTSTVTRQDSWFKSLFVRKVDPRKDAHSTLLTKNEESNLYKIQFHNVKPECLDAYNKLCEDVLPSIHADKFYPCELVGTWNTWYGEQDQAVHLWRYRGGYPALTEVMNKLRQNKEFTEYRKERGKMLLSRRNQLLLEFSFWNEPVPRDGPNIYELRSYQLRPGTMIEWGNYWARAIGIRQQNSEAVGGFFSQIGNLYMVHHLWAYKDLQSREDIRNGAWHQEGWDEVVYYTVPLIQHMDSRIMIPTKASPLK